The following proteins come from a genomic window of Rutidosis leptorrhynchoides isolate AG116_Rl617_1_P2 chromosome 10, CSIRO_AGI_Rlap_v1, whole genome shotgun sequence:
- the LOC139870172 gene encoding uncharacterized protein, with amino-acid sequence MSSPTTQSSPRPPFSISAAVRNLLILGVLFFLARQFYLIYTTSATGNHHTKHKSDEYLVNYYFNIFQDLIFDGYLTTDSKTLTIGTQFHEYRAALKELGVWNKKSTKNNVYLPFKDDSFDIQFSSHTGLDSSVDPGRFASELSRTLKQEGYLVIHTESEDSYSLNSLLDLFDSFKLIQSKEITSYHWSVPDLREILLQKKNRVLRRKNLAGSCSVPAYKKELIRKLEPLIVDEPLKPWIDFKKNIKKMKYLSKMADISFKTRYVYIDVGARNYESSIGSWFKKLYPKQNKSFEIFAIEADKRFHQEYESKKKITLLPYAAWVRNESLFFEINRDPNNTYNEKIQGMGRIQSAQTSTNFIRDPNMIRGSGVFLLRKILL; translated from the coding sequence ATGTCATCACCGACGACACAATCTTCTCCCCGGCCACCATTTTCCATTTCCGCCGCCGTACGAAATCTTCTTATTTTGGGCGTCCTTTTCTTTCTTGCTAGACAATTTTACCTCATCTACACCACCAGCGCCACCGGAAACCACCACACCAAACACAAATCCGACGAATACCTCGTGAATTATTACTTCAATATATTCCAAGATTTGATTTTTGACGGTTATCTCACTACTGATTCCAAAACCCTAACAATCGGAACCCAATTTCACGAATACAGAGCAGCATTGAAAGAATTAGGTGTGTGGAATAAGAAATCAACTAAAAACAACGTTTATCTTCCGTTTAAAGACGATTCATTCGATATTCAGTTTTCGTCTCACACGGGTCTTGATTCTTCCGTTGACCCGGGCCGATTCGCGTCGGAGTTATCAAGAACTTTGAAACAAGAAGGATATTTGGTAATACACACGGAATCGGAAGATTCATACAGTTTGAATTCGTTATTGGATTTGTTCGATTCGTTTAAACTGATTCAATCGAAAGAAATCACTTCTTACCATTGGTCTGTTCCGGACCTTCGAGAAATTTTGCTACAAAAAAAGAATCGTGTTCTTCGCCGGAAAAATCTAGCCGGAAGTTGTTCTGTTCCGGCGTACAAAAAAGAATTGATTCGAAAATTGGAGCCTTTGATAGTTGATGAACCACTGAAACCATGGATTGATTTCAAGAAAAATATCAAGAAGATGAAATATCTTAGTAAAATGGCGGATATCAGCTTTAAAACGCGATATGTGTACATTGATGTGGGAGCCCGAAACTACGAATCGAGTATTGGAAGTTGGTTTAAGAAGCTTTATCCGAAACAGAACAAAAGTTTCGAAATTTTTGCAATCGAAGCAGACAAACGCTTTCATCAAGAATACGAGTCTAAGAAAAAGATAACCCTTTTACCATACGCGGCTTGGGTGAGAAACGAGTCCTTATTTTTTGAGATCAATCGAGACCCGAATAACACGTATAATGAAAAAATACAAGGAATGGGTCGGATTCAATCGGCCCAAACATCAACTAATTTCATCAGGGACCCAAATATGATACGAGGGTCAGGAGTATTTTTGTTGAGAAAGATTTTGTTGTGA